One genomic window of bacterium includes the following:
- the rpsJ gene encoding 30S ribosomal protein S10 produces the protein MANPNIRIRLKAYDHNLIDMSAEKIIKTARESGAIVAGPIPLPTDRSVVTVNRSPHVDKKSREQFETRIHKRLIDILNATNRTIDALMKLELPAGVDIEIKS, from the coding sequence GTGGCCAATCCGAACATTCGCATCCGTCTCAAGGCATACGATCACAACCTGATCGACATGTCGGCCGAGAAGATCATCAAGACCGCGCGGGAGTCCGGCGCCATCGTGGCCGGCCCGATTCCGCTGCCCACTGATCGCTCGGTGGTCACGGTCAACCGGTCGCCCCATGTGGACAAGAAGTCCCGCGAGCAGTTCGAAACCCGCATCCACAAGCGGCTCATCGACATCCTCAACGCGACGAATCGCACGATCGACGCGTTGATGAAGTTGGAGCTGCCGGCGGGCGTGGACATCGAGATCAAGTCCTGA
- a CDS encoding elongation factor Tu, with translation LIAPIAMEKDLRFAIREGGRTIGAGVVTEIQK, from the coding sequence CTGATCGCGCCCATCGCCATGGAGAAGGACCTGCGCTTCGCCATCCGCGAGGGTGGCCGCACCATCGGCGCCGGCGTGGTGACGGAGATCCAGAAGTAG